The DNA window TCCCTGATATTCTTCTCGGCCTTCTTTGCGAACTCTGGCCGCACCTCGCAGCTGACGACACGTCCCGCGATGCCGCCGAAATAGATCGCGGCGATGCCGCTCCCTGTGCCGGCGTCGAGGACGGTGTCCCTGCTGTTCATGCCCGTGTAGGCGATGACCATACCGATGTCCTTCGGGAGCATCGGGGCGCCTGTCCGTGCGGCGTGGGTGAAAAAGTCGGTCGCCCGCGGCCGCCTGATCATGAACTCGGTACCCAGGTGGGTGGCGACGACGTCGCCGTACGCCGCCCCGACGAGGGTGTCGAGCTTCAGGATGCCGAGGTCGGTGGAGAGGGTGCCCTCCCCTGCAGAGACATAATATTCCCTCGTCGCGGAGACGAGGATGAGGCGCTCCCCTTCCTGGATCATGCGCCTGTCAGACGCAGGATCGCCCCGGCGATGTCTCCGTCGGTGGCGGCGAGCGCCTCCCGGGCGGCGGCGGCCGTGGTGCCGGTCTGCTCCATCACCAGTTTCACGTCGTCTTCCGGTATCTCAAGGGCGGCGGGCTCGAACCTCGCCTCGCCATTGATCTGGTAGGTGGTGGCACCCTGCATGATCGTGGCGACGACTTCGGCCTCGTCGAAGACATAGTTCCCCTTGCCGGTCTCGATGACGACCCTCTTCACGTCTTCAAGCTGCTCGATCTCCATGCCGAGCTGCTTCATCATCTGCTTCATCTTTTTCGGATTGATCTTACCGCCTGGAAACACGCTTACTTTCCTCCTTTCCTAACTTTTACCGCTACTCCATAATCAAATGCCACCATTTCTCTGCCCGAGAGGAGTGCCTGGCCGGTGGCGATCACCTCGTCCTCCCCGGACACGACGATCACCTC is part of the Methanofollis sp. genome and encodes:
- a CDS encoding nascent polypeptide-associated complex protein is translated as MFPGGKINPKKMKQMMKQLGMEIEQLEDVKRVVIETGKGNYVFDEAEVVATIMQGATTYQINGEARFEPAALEIPEDDVKLVMEQTGTTAAAAREALAATDGDIAGAILRLTGA